A single region of the Streptomyces virginiae genome encodes:
- a CDS encoding tetratricopeptide repeat protein yields MRQELLSLPKGLAEEVSKNLVMVARLIDDEPEQAYAYSRIALRLASRVAAVREAAGFAAYATQKYSEALAEFRAAKRMTGSVELWPVMADCERGLGRPERALAMAGEPEVQKLDKAGQVEMRLVAAGARRDQGQLEAAIVTLQSPELASSSVQPWTARLRYAYADALLAAGREDEAREWFAKTLEADKDGSTDASDRLAELDGVEFVDASIDLSDLADDEDQDEDRDEDRDEDREDEDDDEDEDAAEIAAAERASDVAEYYDEDDEEYEPLEQSAADADADVEDDKA; encoded by the coding sequence GTGCGTCAGGAGCTGCTGAGCCTGCCCAAGGGCCTGGCCGAAGAGGTGTCTAAGAACCTCGTCATGGTCGCGCGACTGATCGACGACGAGCCCGAGCAGGCGTACGCGTACTCGCGCATCGCCCTGCGCCTGGCCTCCCGCGTCGCCGCCGTCCGCGAGGCCGCCGGCTTCGCCGCGTACGCCACGCAGAAGTACAGCGAGGCCCTCGCGGAGTTCCGTGCCGCCAAGCGCATGACCGGCTCCGTCGAGCTGTGGCCCGTCATGGCCGACTGCGAGCGCGGCCTCGGCCGTCCGGAGCGGGCACTGGCCATGGCCGGCGAGCCCGAGGTGCAGAAGCTGGACAAGGCCGGTCAGGTCGAGATGCGTCTCGTCGCGGCCGGTGCCCGGCGGGACCAGGGGCAGCTCGAAGCCGCCATCGTGACCCTGCAGAGCCCGGAGCTGGCCTCCAGCTCCGTCCAGCCCTGGACCGCGCGCCTGCGGTACGCCTACGCCGACGCCCTGCTGGCGGCCGGTCGTGAGGACGAGGCGCGCGAGTGGTTCGCCAAGACCCTCGAGGCGGACAAGGACGGGTCCACCGACGCCTCCGACCGTCTCGCCGAGCTCGACGGTGTCGAGTTCGTCGACGCCTCGATCGACCTGTCCGACCTCGCCGATGACGAGGACCAGGACGAGGACCGGGACGAGGACCGGGACGAGGACCGGGAGGACGAGGACGACGACGAGGACGAGGACGCCGCGGAGATCGCAGCGGCCGAGCGCGCCTCCGACGTCGCCGAGTACTACGACGAGGACGACGAGGAGTACGAGCCGCTGGAGCAGTCCGCGGCCGACGCCGACGCCGATGTCGAGGACGACAAGGCCTGA
- a CDS encoding DUF1015 family protein → MTTSGTAEHGLRLIPFHGLRYVPERVGSLAAVTSPPYDVVVRPDGVDHLESADPHNIVRLILPQAGTPAARNEQAARTLHDWLADGILSADPEPALYVYEQRRAGLLQRGLIGALALSAADAGIVLPHEDVMPDVVTDRAGLMRATSANLEPLLLTYRGDDPGTGAAAVVERTAQLAPLLSTTTEDGFQHRLWAITDPAELATVTADLSHRQALIADGHHRWATYLRLQEEHGSPTAWDFGLVLLVDTARYPLQVRAIHRMLRRLPVADALAAVDGHFRVRPVDGPLPLALDALADASERGNAFLLAGDGAFHLVTDPDLALLDTTVRHDRPEAWRRLDATVLHATLLDALWHIPDAPDQITYIHDAASTVAMAERHGGTAVLLHPVREEVVRDLARQGVTMPRKSTSFGPKPATGLVLRGLR, encoded by the coding sequence ATGACCACATCTGGTACCGCGGAGCATGGGCTGCGCCTGATCCCGTTCCATGGCCTGCGCTACGTCCCCGAGCGTGTCGGCAGCCTCGCCGCCGTCACCTCGCCGCCGTACGACGTGGTCGTGCGCCCCGACGGAGTCGACCACCTCGAATCCGCCGACCCGCACAACATCGTCCGCCTGATCCTCCCCCAGGCGGGTACTCCGGCCGCGCGCAACGAGCAGGCCGCGCGCACCCTGCACGACTGGCTCGCCGACGGCATCCTCAGCGCCGACCCCGAGCCCGCGCTCTACGTGTACGAGCAGCGCCGGGCCGGTCTGCTCCAGCGCGGCCTGATCGGCGCCCTCGCCCTGTCCGCCGCCGACGCGGGCATCGTCCTGCCGCACGAGGACGTCATGCCGGACGTGGTCACCGACCGGGCGGGCCTGATGCGGGCGACTTCCGCCAACCTCGAACCCCTCCTGCTGACCTACCGGGGCGACGACCCCGGCACGGGAGCGGCCGCGGTCGTCGAGCGGACCGCCCAGCTCGCCCCCCTCCTGTCGACGACCACCGAGGACGGTTTCCAGCACCGCCTGTGGGCCATCACGGATCCGGCCGAACTCGCCACCGTCACGGCGGACCTCAGCCACCGCCAGGCCCTCATCGCCGACGGCCACCACCGCTGGGCGACGTACCTGCGCCTCCAGGAGGAGCACGGCTCCCCCACCGCCTGGGACTTCGGCCTGGTCCTCCTCGTGGACACGGCCCGCTATCCGCTCCAGGTCCGCGCCATCCACCGGATGCTGCGCCGCCTCCCGGTGGCGGACGCCCTCGCCGCCGTCGACGGCCACTTCCGTGTCCGTCCGGTCGACGGGCCGCTCCCGCTGGCCCTGGACGCCCTCGCGGACGCCTCGGAACGCGGCAACGCCTTCCTCCTCGCCGGTGACGGTGCCTTCCACCTGGTCACCGACCCCGATCTGGCGCTCCTCGACACCACGGTCCGCCACGACCGGCCCGAGGCCTGGCGCCGGCTGGACGCCACCGTCCTGCACGCGACCCTGCTCGACGCCCTCTGGCACATCCCGGACGCCCCGGACCAGATCACGTACATCCACGACGCCGCGTCCACCGTGGCCATGGCCGAGCGGCACGGAGGTACGGCGGTGCTGCTGCATCCCGTACGCGAGGAAGTCGTACGGGACCTGGCCCGCCAAGGCGTCACCATGCCCCGCAAGTCCACGTCCTTCGGACCGAAACCGGCCACGGGCCTGGTCCTGCGCGGCCTGCGCTGA